In a genomic window of Salegentibacter salegens:
- a CDS encoding CRTAC1 family protein, whose protein sequence is MKYLLIIALFSILIFVSCDDKETMPELLEKTAENQFFVPENIYASSVRAAYFDSISQVAPKNQKERYNLKKARALLYAGKTEDAITILENLREASSNGLLLYKLDAHEEESIGPLLALAYMRLGEQQNCIHHHDASASCIIPIKPNGFHQVPKGSRSAIKLYEEFLRQNSHDYNSRWLLNIAYMTLGEYPEGVPEKWLIPESVFESDYPLKKFEDIAPELGLNVNELSGGGIVDDFNNDHLLDVLVSSWSPSDNLRYFINNGDGTFTEKTKSAGLELVTGGLNMVQADYNNDGFLDVFVMRGAWMGTLGEHPNSLLKNNGDGTFTDVTIEAGLLSLHPTQTATWADFDNDGWIDLFIGNESEKDNIHPCEFYRNNGDGTFSNLTSRIGLTVSTNEKPYYVKGVTSGDYNNDGWMDIYISTLQASSKNLLFLNNGTDNNGNISFTEAGSTAGLGEEISSFPTWSFDYNNDGWMDIFVAGYRKSDFYTIVPDIIKEYLGERNNAETMRLYKNNKGTFTDVSSKVGLKKIGYAMGANYGDLDNDGYPDIYLSTGEVSYESIIPNRVFRNNSGNEFQDVTTAGGFGHIQKGHAVSFSDIDNDGDQDIHVVMGGAYEGDKFFNSLYLNPYQSENNWISLKLEGIIANRAAIGSKIEVKVMEDGRIRSIFHTISSGGSFGCSTLRAQIGLGKASEIQQVKIKWAGSGNSQVFQDLNLNTFYKIIENKAEAEELDLNPISL, encoded by the coding sequence ATGAAGTACCTACTAATTATTGCATTATTTTCAATTTTAATCTTTGTCTCTTGTGACGATAAGGAAACAATGCCAGAGCTTTTAGAGAAAACAGCTGAAAACCAATTTTTTGTTCCGGAAAATATTTATGCATCGTCTGTTAGAGCGGCATATTTTGATAGTATATCACAAGTAGCTCCCAAAAATCAAAAAGAACGATATAATCTTAAAAAAGCGCGTGCACTGCTATATGCGGGTAAAACCGAAGATGCTATTACTATTCTTGAAAATTTAAGGGAAGCAAGCAGCAACGGCCTGTTGCTCTATAAGCTCGATGCTCATGAAGAAGAAAGTATAGGGCCTTTGCTGGCTCTTGCTTATATGCGATTGGGAGAACAACAAAACTGCATTCATCACCATGATGCATCAGCCTCGTGTATTATTCCTATTAAACCAAATGGTTTTCACCAGGTTCCCAAAGGCTCCAGAAGTGCTATTAAACTTTATGAAGAATTTTTAAGGCAGAATTCGCATGACTATAATAGTCGCTGGCTTTTGAATATTGCTTATATGACTTTAGGAGAATATCCTGAAGGTGTACCCGAAAAATGGTTGATTCCGGAAAGTGTGTTTGAATCTGATTACCCCCTAAAGAAATTTGAAGATATTGCCCCGGAATTAGGTTTAAATGTTAATGAATTATCTGGCGGTGGAATTGTAGATGATTTCAATAACGATCATCTTTTAGATGTTTTAGTTTCCAGTTGGTCGCCCTCAGACAATCTTAGATATTTTATAAATAATGGAGATGGTACATTTACAGAAAAAACTAAATCTGCCGGCCTGGAATTAGTTACAGGAGGGCTAAATATGGTGCAGGCCGATTATAATAATGATGGTTTCCTGGATGTTTTTGTAATGCGGGGTGCCTGGATGGGAACTTTAGGTGAGCATCCAAATTCCCTGCTAAAAAATAATGGAGATGGTACTTTTACCGATGTAACTATAGAAGCAGGTTTACTCTCCCTCCATCCTACTCAAACCGCAACCTGGGCAGATTTTGATAATGATGGTTGGATTGATTTATTTATAGGAAATGAATCTGAAAAAGATAATATTCACCCGTGCGAATTTTACAGGAATAATGGGGATGGCACTTTTTCTAACCTCACTTCCAGGATAGGACTTACCGTAAGTACAAATGAAAAACCTTACTATGTAAAAGGAGTAACAAGTGGAGATTACAACAACGACGGATGGATGGATATTTATATTTCAACCCTTCAGGCTTCAAGTAAGAATTTATTGTTTCTAAACAACGGAACTGATAATAACGGAAATATAAGTTTTACAGAAGCGGGATCTACCGCAGGATTGGGAGAGGAAATTTCGAGTTTCCCCACCTGGTCATTTGATTATAATAATGACGGATGGATGGATATTTTTGTAGCCGGATATCGAAAGAGTGATTTTTACACCATTGTTCCCGATATTATTAAAGAATATTTAGGAGAACGAAATAATGCTGAAACTATGCGCCTTTATAAGAATAATAAAGGAACTTTTACCGATGTATCATCTAAAGTTGGGTTAAAAAAAATAGGCTATGCAATGGGAGCTAATTATGGCGATTTGGATAACGATGGTTATCCAGATATTTATTTAAGTACAGGTGAGGTAAGTTATGAGTCTATTATTCCAAACAGGGTTTTTAGGAATAACTCCGGCAATGAATTCCAGGATGTGACTACGGCGGGTGGATTTGGCCATATACAAAAAGGCCATGCAGTCTCCTTTTCTGATATTGATAATGACGGTGATCAGGATATTCACGTAGTTATGGGCGGTGCCTATGAGGGTGACAAATTTTTTAATTCCTTATATCTTAATCCATATCAGTCTGAAAATAATTGGATAAGCTTGAAACTGGAAGGAATTATAGCAAACAGGGCGGCCATTGGTAGTAAAATAGAGGTAAAAGTCATGGAAGACGGAAGAATTCGATCAATATTTCATACTATTAGTTCTGGAGGCAGTTTTGGCTGTTCTACTTTAAGGGCACAAATAGGTTTAGGAAAGGCCTCAGAAATACAACAAGTTAAAATTAAATGGGCAGGCAGTGGTAATTCCCAGGTTTTTCAAGATCTTAATCTAAATACCTTTTACAAAATTATTGAAAATAAAGCTGAAGCTGAAGAACTGGATTTAAATCCTATTTCCTTATAA
- a CDS encoding TetR/AcrR family transcriptional regulator yields MPRVKLFDENEVLTKAMNLFWKQGYSATSVQDLVVHLGISRASLYDTFGDKQQLFKKSFELYRKQSFEKTCQFFQNQPNVKEGFSELFKNAIHEAVLDKDRKGCFAVNNTTELVPNDESCLEILSSNRRDFENLFYEYLKKGQKKGQLKECKDLQSLASFLYITYNGILVVSKINPNKKELTNSANLALSLLV; encoded by the coding sequence ATGCCTAGAGTAAAATTATTTGATGAAAATGAAGTCTTAACCAAAGCAATGAATTTATTTTGGAAGCAAGGCTATTCAGCAACTTCTGTACAAGATTTGGTTGTTCATTTAGGAATAAGCAGAGCGAGTTTGTATGACACTTTTGGTGATAAGCAACAACTTTTTAAAAAATCCTTTGAACTTTACCGCAAGCAAAGTTTTGAAAAAACTTGTCAGTTTTTTCAAAACCAACCAAATGTTAAAGAAGGTTTTTCTGAACTTTTTAAAAATGCTATTCATGAAGCTGTACTTGATAAAGATAGAAAAGGTTGCTTTGCTGTAAACAACACGACAGAACTTGTCCCTAATGACGAAAGTTGTCTAGAAATCCTCTCAAGCAATAGACGTGATTTTGAAAACCTTTTTTATGAATACCTTAAAAAGGGCCAAAAAAAAGGTCAATTAAAGGAATGTAAAGATTTACAGTCATTGGCATCTTTTTTATATATAACTTATAATGGTATTCTAGTCGTTTCTAAAATAAACCCTAACAAAAAGGAACTAACAAATTCTGCCAATTTAGCTTTGTCTTTGTTGGTTTGA